GGATGTCAGCTTCGGAGTAAACCGTGGCGAGGCGCTGGGCATTGTCGGCAGCAACGGCTCCGGCAAATCCACCCTGCTGAAAATCATCTCCCGGATTGTGCGTCCCACGAGAGGCGCCGTCAGAGGAGTAGGAAAAGTGAGCAGTTTGCTGGAGGTGGGCACCGGCTTTAACCAGGAGCTGACCGGCAGGGAGAACATCTACGTGAGCGGCTATATCCTGGGCATGAGCAAGCACGAGGTCCGCAGCAAGTTCGACCAGATTGTGGAGTTCTCCGGCATCGAGAAGTTCATCGACACGCCCGTGAAGCGTTATTCCTCCGGCATGTACGTGCGACTGGCTTTTGCCGTGGCCGCCCACCTGGAGCCGGACATCCTGATTGTGGACGAGGTGCTGGCCGTGGGCGACGCCGACTTCCAGAAGAAGTGCCTCGGCAAGATGCGGGAGGTAACACAGGCCGAAGGCAGGACCATCCTGTTTGTGAGCCACAGCATGCAGGCCATCAGCAACCTTTGCGACAGGGCGCTGTGGCTGGACAAGGGGAAGATGAAGGCGATTGGCGAAGTGTCGGGTGTGGTGAACAAGTACATCACCGGTGTGCAGCAGCTGCGCCTGAAGCAAAGCTGGGCAACACCGGAAGAGGCCCCCGGCAACGAATGGGTGCGCGTCAAGTCGGTGGAGCTGGTTCCGCACCTCCCCCACCCCGGGGCCCCGCTGGATATCCGGACGCCGCTTACGGTGAAGTTTGAGTTCTGGAACATGACCGACGACATCGTGCTCGGCGCTGGGCTGCACCTGTTCACGTACGGGGGCGAGTGCATCTTCGACGTGCCCTCCCCTTCCAAAAGCTGCGACAAAGGGCTGATAGAAGGCGAATGCACCATTCCGGGCAATTTCCTCAACGACGGCTCTTACTATATATCCCTGATATTCGTGAGAGACACCTCGGTCTCCCTTTTCTATTTAGAGGAGTGCCTTTCCTTCGACCTGGAAGACTACCGGGAGAACATACAATGGTACGGCAAGTGGTGGGGGCTGTGCGCCCCAAACTGCCGTTCCGCTTCGAGCAGACAGAAATGATTCTGCAGCCATAGCATACCCACGCGCCACCTTTTATGAGCCTACACCACCCTTACCAGATTACCCATATATACCTGGACCAACTGCAGGCGCCGCCCCAACTGGACTTTGACCGGCAGGGCCACTACCTCGTGTTCTGGTGGAAGGCCATTGCCTTAGGCCACCTGTTTCTGCGCCAGGGCAGTTCCCTCACCCCCGAGGCCTACTATAATAAACTGGCTGCGGCCATCAGCCCCGCCATCGAACACTATGCGGCAGGGCATGCCGCCGCGACCGGTGATTGGCACCAGTGGCTGCTGCAACAGAATATGCAAGCCTGGGCGGAATGGATGGACCGGATCTTCTCCGCCTGGCTGCCGGAACAACTGCCCGCCAAAGTGCCGGTATCGGTGATAGTCTGCACCCGCAACAGGGCCGCGCAACTCGGAAAATGCCTGCACATGCTCACCAACCTAAGCTGCCAGCCAGCCGAAATCGTTGTGGTGGACAATTGCTCCGACGGTCCCTCCACCAGAGAAACAGCGGAAAAGTTCAGCGGTGTTATATATGTGCGTGAGCCCCGCATCGGGCTGGACATTGCCCGCAACACAGGCATCGCCCACGCCACGGCCCCCATCGTGGCCTATGTGGACGACGACGTGGCGGTACACCCGCTCTGGCTGTACCGGGTATGGGAAACGTTCCAGGACCCGGCCGTAGCCGCCATGACCGGGCTGGTTATTGCCTCGGAGTTAGACACAGAGGCGCAGTTTATTTTCGAGCAGCACTGGAGCTTTAACCGTGGCTATGTGGATGTGGTATACGACCGGGCCTTCTTCGATGCCACACTATCCCAGGGGCCGCCGGTCTGGCGAATCGGCGCCGGGGCCAACATGGCGTTTCGCAGGGATGTGTTTGAGGAGGCAGGCTATTTCAACGAACTGCTGGACGTGGGGGCGGCCGGCTGCAACGGCGATTCCGAGATGTGGTACCGCATCCTGGCGAAGGGGGACGTGATCCTATATAACCCGCGGGCGGTGGTGTACCACGAGCACCGCCGGGATATGAAAGGGCTGCGGAAACAGATATATTCCTATATGCGGGGCTTCACGGCGGCGGCGCTGATACAGCAGCAGCAGCACCAGAAAGCAGGATATGCCCGCCATATATTCAGAAAGCTGCCCAGGCACTACCTGCGCATGCTAAAAGCCGGTTTTCCTCGTTACGGATATCGCTACAGCACCTTGTGGGTTGAGATAAAGGGAGTGCTGTCGGGGCTTGCGTTCTACTTCAGGCACAGGAACCATCGCCCAGACTCAAGCCGCTAAGGTATGGCCGCAGCACCCAAAACCGATTTTCCGCTGGTCTCCGTTATAATCCCGTGTTATAACCACGGGCGCTATTTGCAGGAGGCCGTGCAGAGCGTGTGGAGCCAGAACTACCCCGCCACGGAGGTGCTCGTGGTGGACGACGGCTCGACGGACGACACGCGGGAGGCGGCTGCTGCCTGCGCCGGCGTGCGTTATATATACCAGGCCAACCAGGGGCTCTCCGCCGCCCGCAACACCGGCATCCGCCACAGCCAGGGTGAGTTTCTGGTATTCCTAGACGCGGACGACTGGCTTTTGCCGGATGCTATCCGGACAAATGTGCGCTGGCTGCAACAGGACAAGCGGCTAGCGTTCGTGTCGGGCGGGCACGACAAGGTGTTTGTGGAGGAGGGCATCACCAAAGCAGACCTGACTGAGGTGAAGGATAACCACTACCAGCACCTGCTGCAGGGCAATTACATCGGCATGCATGCCACTGTGATGTACCGGCGTCAGATTTTTGATGAGGTGCTATATGACACCACCCTGAAGCGCTGCGAGGACTATGACCTTTACCTGAGAATCGCGCGGAAGCACCCGGTGCTGCACCACTGCCAGCGGATTGCCGCCTACCGGCTGCACACCACCAACATGTCGGCGAACATACCGGCCATGCTGGGCACGGTGCTCGAGGTGCTGGCGCGCCAGCAAAGCCAGCTGCAAACGGCGGCCGAGCAAAGCGCGTACCGGCGCGGGCAGCGCGTCTGGAAAAACTATTACTGCCAGGAACTGTACCGGAAGGCGCTGGCCAAGAAAGTACCTGTTACCAAAGAAGTTATATTTACCCTTTTGAAACACCAGCCATCACTCATACCACGCTATATGCTTACACCCTACGCCTCCGCCATCAAGTCCCGCATCCGGAAAAATGCCCCCGCCTTCGGGCTGAGGTGGCTGCACAGAATGGGCCTGCACAAGGAATACGTGCCCGCAGTCGGGAAGGCTGACCTCGGCGACTTTGACAGCACACGGCCCTTCAGCAAAAACTTCGGCTATGACAGGGGTGGCCCCGTGGACCGGTATTATATAGAGAACTTCCTGCAGCAGGAGGCCGGGAGCATATATGGCCGGGTGCTGGAGATAGGCGACAACGAATACACCCTGCGCTTTGGGGGAAACCAGGTGGCGCAGAGCGACATCCTGCACGTAGACGCCAGCAACCCGAAGGCCACTTTTGTGGGGGACATCAGCGACGCGCCGCACCTCCCCGACAACACCTTCGACTGCCTTGTGCTGACCCAGACGCTGCACCTCATATATGATTTTAAAGGTGCGCTCCGGACCTGCCACCGCGTGCTGAAACCGGGTGGGGTACTGCTGCTGACGGTGCCCGGCATCACCCCCATCGACCACGGCGAGTGGAAAGAAACCTGGTACTGGTCGTTTACCGACAAGGCCATGCGCCGGCTGATGGAAGAGACCTTTGCCGGTGGCCACGCCGATGTGAACTGTTTCGGGAATGTGTTTGCCGCCACTGCTTTTTTATATGGCATGGGCCTGCCGGAGGTGCCCAGGGCGAGACTTGACTTCAACGACCCGCATTACCAGGTCGTCGTAACCGTAAAAGCTGTAAAAGCACCCACCGCTTGAGAAAAGGTTTGCGACATATCCTCAACAGGCTTTTTGAGCACAAGGCCCTCGTGCTGATGTACCACCGTGTGGCGGCGCCAGCGGCGGATATATGGGATATAGCCGTGAGCCCCGAAAACTTTGAGCAGCACCTGAAAATCCTCCGGAAAAAGGGCAATGTGCAGCCCCTGCGGCAGTTGGTGGCAGAACTGAGAGACGGCAAGCTCCAGAAAAACAGCATCGCCATTACGTTCGACGACGGCTATATAGATAATTTCGCTGTCGCGAAGCCGCTGCTGGAGCAGTACGGGTTGCCGGCTACTTTCTTTATCACCTCGGGCAATATTGGCAAGGATGAGGAGTTCTGGTGGGAGGAGTTGGAGCATATCCTCCTGTTTACCCCAAAGCTGCCGCAGACCTTTTCCGCCGAGGTGGGGGAAGGCCCGTTTACTTTCGACCTGCAGGCAGAGACGCACCTGACAGTGGAGTTGCGGCAAAGGCATATATACTGGAACGCATGCGACGAGGCACCTCCCACCCGGCGGGCGGAGCTTTTCCTCGCGCTCTGGCAACAACTGAAACCGCTGCCATATATAGCGCAAAAGGAGTTGCTGGGCCACATCCGGGACTGGGCTGGCGTGCCCGTGTCGCGGCGGGCGGCCTATAGAAGCATGACTGCCGCGCAGCTGCAGGAGATGGGCCGGGGCAGCCTGTTCGACATCGGCGCCCATACGGTGACACACGCGGCTTTGGGGATGCACCGCCTGCCGGTGCAGGAACAGGAGTTGCGCGACAACAGGCAGTATCTGACAGCCGTAACCGGGGCAGACATTCCGCTGCTGGCTTACCCCTACGGCAACTACAACAGCGACACGCTGGCAGCGGCGGTGAACACGGGCTTTGCGGCGGCCTTCACCACCGAGGAGAAAGCCGTTAAAAAGCGCTCCTCTCTATACAGGCTGGGCAGGCTGCAGGTCAAGAATCTTCCGGGGCAGGCGTTTGCGGCCCAACTGGATGCGTGGCAGCATAAATTATAAGATATTATGGCGCAAGCATATACCCCCCTTGTTTCCGTTGTGATTGCCTTCCTGAACGAAGAGAGGTTTTTGGGAGAGGCCATTGAAAGCGTGCTGCACCAGGACTACACCAACTGGGAGCTGCTGCTGGTAGACGACGGCTCTTCCGACGGAAGCACACAGCTTGCCAAACAGTACGCAGAAAGGCTGCCCGGCCGCATCCGCTATATAGAGCACGAAGGGCATATAAACAAAGGCCTGAGCGCCAGCAGAAACCGTGGCATCCGACAGGCGGCGGGCACACTGGTGGCTTTGCTGGACGCGGATGATGTCTGGCTTCCGGGAAAGCTGTCGGACCAGGTGCGGATTTTTGGGCAGCACCCCCCTATAGCCATGGTGGCGGAAGCCTCGTCCTACTGGTACAGTTGGGACGACCCGCAGAAACAGGATATCCACATCCCGGTAGGTGCCCCGCCGGGCCGTGTTTATACCCCCGGGCAGCTCATAAATCACCTTTATCCTTTAGGAAAAGGCGCGGCCCCCTGCCCATCGGGCCTGATGCTGGCAAAAGACGCTGTTCAGCGCGTGGGAGGCTTCGAGGAATCCTTCACAAAAGAATACCAGCTCTACGAAGACCAGGCTTTTCTGAACAAGGTTTACCTGCAGGAAAGCGTCTATATCTCCTCGGCGTGCAACAATTTATATCGGCAGCGCGCTGGCTCTATTGTGCAGTGGGTGCATGCAGACGGGCAGTACCATGCGGTGCGGCGGCATTTCCTGGAGTGGTTCGGTGCCTACCTGCGGCAGCGGCAGGTGAGCGACAAAAGCATCCAGCGGCTCCTGAAGAAAGCCCTGTTGCCCTATCGCCACCCCAGGCTGCACTTTTTGACGCGCACGCTTCCTGACAAAGTAAAGCGCAGCATAAAGAAAAGGATGAGATAAGCAGCAGCAAATGGCAAAGATAACTGTACTCATGCCCGTTTTTAACGCTGCGCAGTTTCTGCGGGAGGCCATGGACAGCATCCTCACCCAGACCTTCGCCGACTTTGAGTTTCTGATCATCGACGACGGCTCCACCGACGAGAGCGTGGCCATCGTAAAGTCATACGCCGATCCGCGCATCCGCTTTTATCAGAACGGGGAGAACAGAGGCATCTCCCCCACCCTGAACAAAGGCATAGCATTGGCCGCCACGCCATATATAGCCCGCATGGACGCCGACGACATCAGTTACCCAGAGCGGCTGGAGAAGCAGTACGCCTACCTGCAGGCGCATCCCGGCTGCGCCATGGTTTCCTCGCTGGTGCGGGTAATTACAGAGGATGGCCGGTTTGTGAGGCAGGACAGGTTTAAGAGCGAGTTCTTCTACTATAACCTCACGTTCATCTGCTGGATTTACCATCCCACCGTCATGTACCGGACGGCGGCGGTGAAAGCGGCAGGCATGTATACGGCGGCCTATTCCGAGGACTTTGAGCTGTTCTGGCAGCTGTCCCGGCAGCACAAGCTGTACAACCTGCCCGAGGTTTTGCTGGACTACCGCGTAACCAGCCAGAGCCTGCACCAGGTGCTGAAAAAGCAGGAGTATGCACAGGCGCAGCAGGAACAACTGCTGCGCAACTTCCGCTACTACGCCGGCAGCGGCTACACCATACCGCTGGAGTATATAGAGTGTCTCCAGCACAACTTTGAGCCGCTGCTGGCCACCAGAAGCCCTGCCAAAGTGCTGGCCTGCCTCCGGGAACTGGACACGCTCACGCAATGCATCCTGGCGAAGGAAAACGTTAACCGCGAGGCGGCCGCCATCAGCAGGGCCGCCCGGTACAAGCGCCGCTACATCTTTATTTATTACCTGAGGCACCTGCCGTTTCCGCTCAATATATGGCTGCTTCTCACGTCCGGATACCCGCAACGATATATTAAAAATTTATTATATAAATTAAAGAATACTTTTTAAAAAAATATTCGTATAATTATTTCTGTTTAAACCGGGTATCGGAAAGCAGTGACTAACCTTTTCCTGATTTGTTTATCCGGCCTTATTTTTACTATGCTCCGTATACCGCCCTCACCCCCACCCATTTTGCCCCTCCCTGAAAAGGAGGGCAGGCCCCTGTGGTCGGTGATGGTTCCCGTCTACAATTGCAGCGAGTATTTAAGCGAGTGCCTGCACAGCGTACTGGCACAGGGCGTACCGGAGCAGGACATGCAGGTGGAGGTGGTGGATGACGCCAGCACCGATACCGACGTGGCCGCCCTGGTTCAGGCTATCGGCAAAGGCCGCGTGAAATACCACAGGCAGCCTGAAAACGTCGGCAGCCTGCGCAACTTCGAGACGTGCCTTAACCGGGCGCAGGGCCGGTTGGTCCATCTCCTGCACGGGGACGACAAGGTGAGCGACGGCTACTACGCGGCCATGGGCCGGCTGTTCCGGGCTTACCCGGAGGCGGGCGCGGCCTTCTGCAGGTACAGATGCATAAACGAAACCGGCGAGACGCTGTATGAGCAAGGCCCGGAGGTGCGGCAGCACGGGGTTTTGCAGGACTGGCTCCTGAAGATAGCGGAGCGCCAGCGCATCCAGTACGCGGCCATTACCGTCCGGCGCGAAGTGTTCGAGAAGCTGGGCGGTTTCTATGCCCTCACGTATGGCGAGGACTGGGAGATGTGGGTCAGGATTGCCCGGCACTACCCTGTGGCTTACACACCTGATATTTTGGCAGATTACCGGAAGCACCCCGGTTCCATATCGGGGCTCAAGTACCTGAACGGGCAGCATATCCAGGACCTGGCGCAGGCAATGGAGCTTATCCAAAGCCACCTGCCCCCCCGCCAGCGGCAGAAAGTACTCAAAAAATCAAAAAAATATTACGCCTATTACGGTGTGAAGCTGGCCGGCCAGCTATGGCAGCGGCTGCACAGCAGGCAGGTCGTGCAGGCCCAGGTAAGGCAGGCGCTGCACCTGCACCAGGCACCACGGCTCTATCTTAAAATTGCCCAGGTTTACTTTAAAATTTTCATACACACGGTATGGCGATAGGCGTGACAATCGTTATTTGCACCTACAACGGTGCCAGGATGCTCCCGGACACGCTGGCGCACATCGCGCAGCAACGGGTGCCGCCGCATATATGCTGGGAGGTGATCGTGGTGGACAACGCCTCTACCGACGACACCTCGGAAGTGGTGAAAGCTGTGTGGGCCAAAAGCGGCGGCACGGCTCCGTTTACGCTCCTGCACCAGCCAAAGCCTGGCCTTACCTATGCCCGGGAGCTGGCCCTTGAAAGCGCCCGGTACGAGTACATCATCTTCTGCGACGATGACAACTGGCTGGCACCGGACTATGTGAGCGTGGCGTACGAGCTCATGCAGCAGCATCCCTCCATCGGGGCGCTGGGTGGGCACGGGGAGCTTGTGTATGAAACACCACCTCCGGCCTGGGCCGCCGCAATGCCCATCTTCGCCAACGGGCGGCAAGCCAGTAAACCCGGAAAGGTTTACCGCAACGCCGTATATGGGGCAGGGTGCGTTATCCGCAAGTCAGCCTATATGGCGGTGGCCACGGCCGGGTTTGAGCCGATGCTCACCGACAGGGTGGGCGCCAACCTCAGCTCCGGCGGCGACTACGAGTTTTGCTATGCGCTCGCCCTCATAGGCTACGACATCTGGTACGACCCCAGTCTCCGCTTCAGGCACTTTATGCCACGGGAGCGGATGGAATGGGGATACTATGAGCGATTTTTTGTGGAGCGGGCGAAATGCTTTGAGGTGCTGGTGCCTTACCAGCTTGTTATCAACGCCGGTGCCCGAAACGCCTCCTCTTTCTACAGAAAGCTGCTGCGCCTCTTTCTTTCCTCTTTAAAGCAGCTGTACCTGCTGCTGCTGCATAAGTTCAGGCTTCCTGCCGGCTCAGACGACGCCAAGACAAACACCCTCAAGCTCATGAGCGTGAAGGCAAGGCTCTGGAGCTTCAGCCGGCACCGCGCCATGCGGAGGAATTTCGCGAAGATACTGCAGTTCAAGCGCGAGAAGCTGGTAACCTTCACGAAGAGCAAGCCTGGGCCTTTGCCTGGCGAAGAACTGGAAATGAGAATGCTGTAACGACTGCTCCCGGAGGCCACAGAGCAGGGAATAACCGATGATAATGCACCATCTATATATCCTGGTTATATATGAAAAAGCTCCTGATTCATATCCGCCTCTCGCCCGGGCAATTGCGTTGGTGCCTGGGTGCTATACTGGCTGCCAACCTGCTGGTGCTGGCAGGCACATGGGCGGCCCATGCGCTGCATGTAAAGAGTTACGGCTTTAAAACGGCCCTGTGGCTGCTGGACCTGGCAAGGGAAAACACCATCGCGACCTGGTACTCCTCCATGCTGTTGCTGTCTGTCGCTGTAATGTCGGCGGTTTGCTTCAGCGCCGACTGGCAGCGCTTCCACCGCTGGCGCGACAGGTATCTGAGTGGCGGCTGGCTGCTGTTCAGCATGGTTTTCGTGACGCTCTCGTTCGATGAGATAGGCTCGTTCCACGAAACGATCGGCGACACCAAGGCCTTCAACAGCTTCGGTGGCTACTCCGGCTGGGCGCTTTTTTACATCGTGATCCTGCTGGTCGGGGGCTTCATGCTCACCTTCAGCTTTGTCCGGCTTATACGCTCCGGGTGGTCAGTGGTGTTTGCCGTGGCGGGTCTCCTGCTGTTTCTGAGCAACCCGCTGCAGGAGAACTATGAGATTGCCGCCTTCCGGGCCGCCCCCGATCCCAGCCTGTGGATAAGACCTGTTTCGCTGCTCCTGCTCGAGGAGGGCTCGGAGATTTTCGCCTCCACCTGTTTCCTGGTCGCCACAGCAACTTACCTGCTGCATATCACCAAACAGCAGGCTGCCAGCCTGCTGCCCTATACACCGCACCTGAGCATCCATTTCTCCTTTGCCAGGAAAACAGCTTTTGTTTCCCTGCTCTTCATCCTCCTGGTGCTGGTGGCCGGTCTGGCGGCGGTGGCAGGCGCTGCCGAGGTGTCGGGGCACGCCAACGGCATCCCGAAAAACTGGTTCCCGAGCGCCACCGCCTTTGTGGTGTTCGTCATCAGCCTGTATATATACCATATAGCCGATCGGGCAGACCGGTATAACAGGTACTTTTACCTGCTGCTGGCGTTCGTCAGCGTCTCAGTGTCCATGTATTACGGCAGCAACCTTTACGCGCACCCCCTCTGGGAAACGGCACAGGGCATGTTGCCCAGCATGGCCCTGAAGCTGCTCTGCGTGCTGGCGGCGGTTATCCTGTGCCTCCGGCTCATCATTGTGGTAGAAGACAAGTGGAGCCGGTTCCGGACAGCCGCCTGGGTCGTCTTTCTTTCTGCCGCGTTCAGCCTGCACCACCTCTACGCCGCAGGGCTCGCCTTTGCAGCCTTTGCCTTCCTGCTCCTGGCCCTGACGGCACACGTGTACCGGTGGCAGGCGAATGCGGCTGACGCCAAAGCAGAGCCTTTGTAAAGCTAAACCCAAGGTTATGTACAACCGGCGGCACAGCGTTTATACTGAGCCATATATGGTTTGTTGCTGATAGACAGGCAGGGCCCTTAATCCTCGTCCCGGTCACCCCTTTTCAGCTCGTCTACGGAGCGCAGCACTTTGTCTTTCAGGCTCGTCTTGTATTTCTCCAGCCTGTCGGCGATGGCGGCGTTGGTGGTGCCCAGGATTTGAGCGGCCAGTATACCGGCATTCAACGCCCCGTTCAGAGCGACGGTGGCCACCGGTATGCCGCCCGGCATCTGCAGGATAGACAGCACCGAGTCCCAGCCGTCGATGGAGTTGCTTGATTTGACCGGCACGCCGATGACGGGCAGGGTGGTGAGCGAGGCCACCATGCCCGGCAGGTGCGCCGCACCGCCCGCGCCCGCGATGATCACTTTCAGCCCTTTCTTGCGTGCGGTTTCAGCATACTCTATCATGCGGTGCGGGGTGCGGTGCGCTGATACAATCGTCAGTTCGTAGGGCACGCCAAGCGTTTCCAGTATCTCAGCGGCGGCATCCATCACTTTCAGGTCAGACTGGCTGCCCATGATGATGCCTACCAATGGTTGTGTGGTCGTGGTTTCTCCGGCCATATATAAATCTATGCTTTTACTTTGATTACGTCTCTGATGGATTCGGCGCGCTGCTGCGCCTCTTCTATGTTCTCGCCCAGCACCGTGATGTGCCCCATCTTGCGCGCGGGCCGCGTGTATTTTTTGCCATACAGGTGGATGTAGACGCCCGGCACCGCCAGCGCCTCCTGCAAGCCCTCGTAAGTTGCCTCGCCATCGTAGCCCGGCTCGCCCAGCAGGTTCAGCATCACGGCGGCGCTCTGGATGTCGGTGGTGCCCAGCGGCAGGTTCAGGATGGCGCGCAGGTGCTGCTCGTACTGCGAGGTATAATTGGCTTTGATGGTGTGGTGGCCGCTGTTGTGGGGGCGCGGTGCCACTTCGTTCACCAATATCTGCCCGTCCTTCGTCAGGAACATCTCCACCGCCAGGATGCCCACCATCCCGAACGCCTCGATCACGCGGGTGGCGATCTCGATGGCATGGCGCTGCAGTTTGTAAGGCACGTTGGCCGGTGCAAAGAGCGAATCCACCAGGTTGTGCTCCGGGTGAAAGCTCAGCTCCACCACCGGGAAGGCCGTTACCTCCCCTGAAGCATTACGGGCCACAATCACGGAAATCTCCTTCTCGAAGTCCACCAGTTTCTCCAGCACGGAGGGCTCCGCGAAGGCTTTCTGCAAATCTGCCTCGTTTGTCAGGCGCGTCACGCCGCGGCCGTCGTAGCCCTCGCGGCGCAGCTTCTGGAAGGCTGGCAGGAAGTCCAATTGCTGCCGCAGTTCCGCCTTTTCCTGCACCAGCACAAAATCCGAGGTGGGGATGCTGTGGCTCCGGTAGAACTCCTTCTGCAGCCCCTTGTCCTGGATAGTGCGCACGGTACGGGCATCGGGATACACCTTCACGCCCTCCTGCTCCAGTTTCTCCAGCGCGTCGGCGTTCACGTGCTCAATCTCGATGGTCAGGATGTCGCAGTTTTTCCCGAATTTATATACCGTGTCGAAGTCGCGGAAGCTGCCCACGAAAAACTCGTTGCAGATGTCGCGGCAGGGGGCGTTCCCGTCAGGGTCCAGCACCAGCGTATATATATTAAAATCGAGCCCGGCCTGCAGCAGCATGCGGCCCAGCTGCCCGCCGCCCAGGATGCCCAGCTT
This window of the Pontibacter russatus genome carries:
- the purE gene encoding 5-(carboxyamino)imidazole ribonucleotide mutase, whose product is MAGETTTTQPLVGIIMGSQSDLKVMDAAAEILETLGVPYELTIVSAHRTPHRMIEYAETARKKGLKVIIAGAGGAAHLPGMVASLTTLPVIGVPVKSSNSIDGWDSVLSILQMPGGIPVATVALNGALNAGILAAQILGTTNAAIADRLEKYKTSLKDKVLRSVDELKRGDRDED
- a CDS encoding glycosyltransferase family 2 protein; translated protein: MSLHHPYQITHIYLDQLQAPPQLDFDRQGHYLVFWWKAIALGHLFLRQGSSLTPEAYYNKLAAAISPAIEHYAAGHAAATGDWHQWLLQQNMQAWAEWMDRIFSAWLPEQLPAKVPVSVIVCTRNRAAQLGKCLHMLTNLSCQPAEIVVVDNCSDGPSTRETAEKFSGVIYVREPRIGLDIARNTGIAHATAPIVAYVDDDVAVHPLWLYRVWETFQDPAVAAMTGLVIASELDTEAQFIFEQHWSFNRGYVDVVYDRAFFDATLSQGPPVWRIGAGANMAFRRDVFEEAGYFNELLDVGAAGCNGDSEMWYRILAKGDVILYNPRAVVYHEHRRDMKGLRKQIYSYMRGFTAAALIQQQQHQKAGYARHIFRKLPRHYLRMLKAGFPRYGYRYSTLWVEIKGVLSGLAFYFRHRNHRPDSSR
- a CDS encoding glycosyltransferase family 2 protein, which produces MAQAYTPLVSVVIAFLNEERFLGEAIESVLHQDYTNWELLLVDDGSSDGSTQLAKQYAERLPGRIRYIEHEGHINKGLSASRNRGIRQAAGTLVALLDADDVWLPGKLSDQVRIFGQHPPIAMVAEASSYWYSWDDPQKQDIHIPVGAPPGRVYTPGQLINHLYPLGKGAAPCPSGLMLAKDAVQRVGGFEESFTKEYQLYEDQAFLNKVYLQESVYISSACNNLYRQRAGSIVQWVHADGQYHAVRRHFLEWFGAYLRQRQVSDKSIQRLLKKALLPYRHPRLHFLTRTLPDKVKRSIKKRMR
- a CDS encoding ABC transporter ATP-binding protein, giving the protein MGEVVIEVEQLSKMYRLGTIGTGSFRQDLQHWWTTSVLRKEDPFFQLGTEAPGAGGNQALWALQDVSFGVNRGEALGIVGSNGSGKSTLLKIISRIVRPTRGAVRGVGKVSSLLEVGTGFNQELTGRENIYVSGYILGMSKHEVRSKFDQIVEFSGIEKFIDTPVKRYSSGMYVRLAFAVAAHLEPDILIVDEVLAVGDADFQKKCLGKMREVTQAEGRTILFVSHSMQAISNLCDRALWLDKGKMKAIGEVSGVVNKYITGVQQLRLKQSWATPEEAPGNEWVRVKSVELVPHLPHPGAPLDIRTPLTVKFEFWNMTDDIVLGAGLHLFTYGGECIFDVPSPSKSCDKGLIEGECTIPGNFLNDGSYYISLIFVRDTSVSLFYLEECLSFDLEDYRENIQWYGKWWGLCAPNCRSASSRQK
- a CDS encoding glycosyltransferase: MAAAPKTDFPLVSVIIPCYNHGRYLQEAVQSVWSQNYPATEVLVVDDGSTDDTREAAAACAGVRYIYQANQGLSAARNTGIRHSQGEFLVFLDADDWLLPDAIRTNVRWLQQDKRLAFVSGGHDKVFVEEGITKADLTEVKDNHYQHLLQGNYIGMHATVMYRRQIFDEVLYDTTLKRCEDYDLYLRIARKHPVLHHCQRIAAYRLHTTNMSANIPAMLGTVLEVLARQQSQLQTAAEQSAYRRGQRVWKNYYCQELYRKALAKKVPVTKEVIFTLLKHQPSLIPRYMLTPYASAIKSRIRKNAPAFGLRWLHRMGLHKEYVPAVGKADLGDFDSTRPFSKNFGYDRGGPVDRYYIENFLQQEAGSIYGRVLEIGDNEYTLRFGGNQVAQSDILHVDASNPKATFVGDISDAPHLPDNTFDCLVLTQTLHLIYDFKGALRTCHRVLKPGGVLLLTVPGITPIDHGEWKETWYWSFTDKAMRRLMEETFAGGHADVNCFGNVFAATAFLYGMGLPEVPRARLDFNDPHYQVVVTVKAVKAPTA
- a CDS encoding glycosyltransferase, whose protein sequence is MTIVICTYNGARMLPDTLAHIAQQRVPPHICWEVIVVDNASTDDTSEVVKAVWAKSGGTAPFTLLHQPKPGLTYARELALESARYEYIIFCDDDNWLAPDYVSVAYELMQQHPSIGALGGHGELVYETPPPAWAAAMPIFANGRQASKPGKVYRNAVYGAGCVIRKSAYMAVATAGFEPMLTDRVGANLSSGGDYEFCYALALIGYDIWYDPSLRFRHFMPRERMEWGYYERFFVERAKCFEVLVPYQLVINAGARNASSFYRKLLRLFLSSLKQLYLLLLHKFRLPAGSDDAKTNTLKLMSVKARLWSFSRHRAMRRNFAKILQFKREKLVTFTKSKPGPLPGEELEMRML
- a CDS encoding glycosyltransferase family 2 protein, which translates into the protein MAKITVLMPVFNAAQFLREAMDSILTQTFADFEFLIIDDGSTDESVAIVKSYADPRIRFYQNGENRGISPTLNKGIALAATPYIARMDADDISYPERLEKQYAYLQAHPGCAMVSSLVRVITEDGRFVRQDRFKSEFFYYNLTFICWIYHPTVMYRTAAVKAAGMYTAAYSEDFELFWQLSRQHKLYNLPEVLLDYRVTSQSLHQVLKKQEYAQAQQEQLLRNFRYYAGSGYTIPLEYIECLQHNFEPLLATRSPAKVLACLRELDTLTQCILAKENVNREAAAISRAARYKRRYIFIYYLRHLPFPLNIWLLLTSGYPQRYIKNLLYKLKNTF
- a CDS encoding glycosyltransferase family 2 protein; translated protein: MPLPEKEGRPLWSVMVPVYNCSEYLSECLHSVLAQGVPEQDMQVEVVDDASTDTDVAALVQAIGKGRVKYHRQPENVGSLRNFETCLNRAQGRLVHLLHGDDKVSDGYYAAMGRLFRAYPEAGAAFCRYRCINETGETLYEQGPEVRQHGVLQDWLLKIAERQRIQYAAITVRREVFEKLGGFYALTYGEDWEMWVRIARHYPVAYTPDILADYRKHPGSISGLKYLNGQHIQDLAQAMELIQSHLPPRQRQKVLKKSKKYYAYYGVKLAGQLWQRLHSRQVVQAQVRQALHLHQAPRLYLKIAQVYFKIFIHTVWR
- a CDS encoding polysaccharide deacetylase family protein, translated to MRHILNRLFEHKALVLMYHRVAAPAADIWDIAVSPENFEQHLKILRKKGNVQPLRQLVAELRDGKLQKNSIAITFDDGYIDNFAVAKPLLEQYGLPATFFITSGNIGKDEEFWWEELEHILLFTPKLPQTFSAEVGEGPFTFDLQAETHLTVELRQRHIYWNACDEAPPTRRAELFLALWQQLKPLPYIAQKELLGHIRDWAGVPVSRRAAYRSMTAAQLQEMGRGSLFDIGAHTVTHAALGMHRLPVQEQELRDNRQYLTAVTGADIPLLAYPYGNYNSDTLAAAVNTGFAAAFTTEEKAVKKRSSLYRLGRLQVKNLPGQAFAAQLDAWQHKL